The stretch of DNA TAATTCATTTTTACCATCATGAGTAAAAACAGCTCCAACTCCAGCATTAAACAAAGGAGAAGCTTCCAAAACCTGAATAGCTTTAATAACTGCTTCAGTTGATTTCCCTCCTTTTTCTAAAACAGCATAACCTTGTTTTAAAGCTTCTTCTAATTTTATTTCATATTCTTTTTCTAATACTTCTGAAATATTTTCTTTTTTAATTCCTCCTGCCCCTCCATGGATAACAATCGTAATTGGACCATTTTTTTCTCTAGACATTTGTTTTTCTGATACCTCTTCATCATTCTTTTTACTTATAGAATTACATGAGAAAAGCATTAAAAAACTTATAAGGGTGTAAAACGTTATTTTCATACTATTTTTCTTTAAAGTTAAATATACTAAAAAATCCCAACCGTATACGATTGGGATTTAAATATCATATTATTCATATTAAACTTTCATTTCATACTCCATTCCTAATAAATCCTTATTCTTTTCTAATACAGGATTTAAATGATAATGAAGAAAGTCAACCGTTTGTTGTTCTGCAAATCCAGTATATTTTTTAGGATCTGCTACTTTTTTTAATTCTTCTAAAGTAAAAGGATATGTTTTATCATTTGCAATACGTTCTAATAAATCGTTCTCTTTTCCTTCTTGTTTTACTTGTAAACCTGCCTCAATACTATGTACACGAATACTTTCATGCAATTCTTGACGATCTCCTCCCGCTTTCACACCTTCCATAATAAACATTTCGGTCATCATAAATGGCAATTCTGCCATCACATGTTTTTCTATTACCTTAGGATAAACTACCATTCCATCCACAACATTATGCCAAATCGATAATAAAGCATCTGTAGCTAGAAAGGCTTGCGGAATCGATAAACGCTTGTTTGCAGAATCATCCAATGTTCTTTCAAACCATTGTGTAGCCGCAACCTGAGCAGGACTATTGGTTAACGCAATAACAAATTTAGCTAGTGAAGAAATACGTTCAGAACGCATAGGATTACGTTTATAAGCCATAGCACTTGAACCAATTTGTTTTTTAGCAAAAGGCTCTTCCATCTCTTTTAAATTAGATAATAAACGTAAATCATTGGTGAATTTATGTGCTGATTGTGCAATACTTGATAACACGTTCAATACGCGACTATCTACTTTACGATCATACGTTTGACCTGTTACAGCCTGGCTTGCTTTAAAGCCCATTTTTTGAGCTACTTTCTCATCCAATTGAATTAATTTTTCATAATCTCCTTCAAAAAGATCTTTATAACTAGCTCCTGTTCCTGTTGTTCCTTTTACTCCTCGTAACTTTAATGAATCTATTACAAATTCAAGCTCTTCAATATCCATTAATAAGCTTTGTAACCACAAGGTTGCTCGTTTTCCAACCGTAGTCAATTGTGCTGGCTGATAATGTGTAAAGCCTAAAGTAGGTAATCCTTTATTTTCTTTAGCAAAATTACCCAACAAGTGCATTACATTGATTAATTTCTTCTTAATAATTTGTAAGCCTTCTTTATGTTGAATAATATCTGTATTATCTCCTACAAAAGCAGAAGTTGCACCTAAATGAATAATAGGTTTTGCAGCAGGTGCCACATCTCCAAAAGCATGAACATGCGCCATTACATCATGACGAAATTCTTTTTCATATTGAGCTGCTACTTTAAAGTCAATATTGTTGACTTGAGTTTTCATTTCTTGTAATTGCTCATCTGTAATGGCAAGACCTAACTCTTGCTCGCTCTCTGCTAAAGCAATCCACAATTTTCTCCAAGTGGAAAATTTCATTTCTGGAGAAAATGTATATAACATTTCTTTACTACCGTAACGCTCTACTAATGGGTTGGAATATTGATTCATTTGTACTGTTTTATTTTCATCTTGATTGAAGCCTCAAAAATACAAATTTTGAGCGTTTCATGTATGTTAGGTTAAGGTTAAGGATTTGGGTTGTAAGTTGTAAGTTGTAAGTTGTAAGTTGTAAGTTGTAAGTTGTAAGTAAAAATATTAAAATCTACATTATATATTATCAATATTATTACACAGGTTTCTTTTAATTAAGGTTGTAAGGAAATTAAAAAAGAGGTAAGTTTGTTTTATATCTGTGATGTTAATCATTAGTTTCTATTTAAATGAATTCACATTTTTATAAAATAAGCTTATCTTTTTTCTTTGTTATTGCCATTATCGGAACTACCATGCGGGCTTTCTCTTTTTTTGATATTCCTTTAGAATACAAACATTTACTACATGCTCATTCTCATGTAGCTTTTCAAGGATGGGTTTATACTTTGGTCATCCTTTTTACTACTCATTTATTTTTAACAACAGAACAAATAAAAAAAGGGTACTATTCTCTTCAATTTATTTTAACTATTGTGATTGTTTTAGGAATATTGATTGCGTTCTCACTTCAAGGCTATGCATTATTTTCTATCGTTTTCTCTTCTTTATTTCAATTGTTAAACTATTGGTTTATTTTTCAGTTTTTCAATGATGTAAAAAAACATAAACCTACTCTCTCACTACGTTTTATAAAAACAGGATTCTGGTTAGGATTATTGTCTACACTAGCTCCTTGGGGAATTGGTATATTAACAGCTAAAGGGTATGCACATACAGAAGCTTACAGTTCTGTGCTCTACTTTTTCCTTCATTTTCAATACAATGGTTGGTTCTTATTTGTTGTTTTTGGGTTATTATTTAAATGGTTAGAAACCAATCAAATTACCTACAACACAAAAAAAGCAACTCTTTTCTATCAATTATTTACTTGGGCTATTATTCCAGCCTATACATTGTCATTATTAGGAATGAGTTTTAAAGATTATATTCTAATTCCAGCTATTATTGCAGCACTTTTGCAAATTATCGGATTAGGAGTACTCTACCAACTCTTAATTCCTATTCATAAAAAATGGCTTTCCACTCAGCATTTTTTAATTCAATTACTTTTAAAATGTGCATTTCTAGCCTTTACTCTTAAAGTCGGATTACAATTTTTATCGTTACTTCCTTCTTTACAAGCCTATACATTCTCTAATCGTTTTATCATTATGGCCTATATGCATCTAAATTTAATTGGAATTATTTCGTTTAGCTTTATCGCCTATCTTTTTCATTTAAAATGGTTAAAAATTAATTGGATATCCACTTGTGGTAGTCTTTTTATTGTATTGGGATTTTTAATTAGTGAATTATTACTTGTTACCAGTGGTTTCAACCTATATCAATCTAATCTCATTCTTTTACTTTTCAGTGGATTAATGGCACTAGGTGTTCTTTTCTTAATTATGGGAAGTTTTAAGAAAGCTAATCTTTTCAATAAGTAAATCATTCTTTTGTAAAATAAATTCTATCGTATTTCTATTGAAACTAGTATCTTTACCTTACAATTCTATTTCAATAGCATGAAAAAAATAATATGGACACTTTTCATCTGTTTTATATTTCTCTCTTGTCATCAAAAACAAGAAGAAAAATTAAACATTGCAGTGGCTGCAAACATGCAATTTGCTATGAAAGAATTGGTTAAGACTTTTACCCAAGAGACGGAAATTTCATGTGAATTAATCATAAGTTCTTCGGGTAAATTAACCGCTCAAATAAAAGAAGGAGCTCCTTTTGATGTTTTTGTTTCGGCTAATATGAAATATCCTACGGAATTATTTGAAACCGGATATACAATAGAAAAACCCCAAGTTTATGCTTATGGAAAATTAGTTTTATGGTCTATGTTCGATCATATTACACCTTCTATTGAATTACTTCGTAGTCCAGAAGTTAGACATATTGTATTGGCAAATCCTAAAATGGCACCCTATGGCGCTGCTTCTATGGAAGTTATCAACCATTACAATATGAATACTGAATTACAAGATAAATTGGTCTTCGGAGAAAGTATTGCACAAACCAATCAGTTTATCATTTCAAAATCAGCCGAAGTTGGTTTTACAGCAAAATCGGTTGTGTTAGCTTCTAAACTGAAAAATCAAGGGCATTGGATTGATATTGATGACATATACACGCCTATCGCACAAGGAGTCGTTATTATAAAACAACAAAACAATTTACAACCACAAGCTGAAAAATTCTATCATTTTCTTTTTTCCAATACGGCTCAAAAGATTCTTCAAAACTATGGCTATGCAACCATTCAAAACTAATCTATGAATACATTTAAAGGAACCATACAATCCATTGAAACAAACGGGAGTCTTTCTTTAGTAA from Flavobacteriaceae bacterium UJ101 encodes:
- a CDS encoding molybdate-binding periplasmic protein (Involved in the transport of molybdenum into the cell. Belongs to the bacterial solute-binding protein ModA family.) is translated as MKKIIWTLFICFIFLSCHQKQEEKLNIAVAANMQFAMKELVKTFTQETEISCELIISSSGKLTAQIKEGAPFDVFVSANMKYPTELFETGYTIEKPQVYAYGKLVLWSMFDHITPSIELLRSPEVRHIVLANPKMAPYGAASMEVINHYNMNTELQDKLVFGESIAQTNQFIISKSAEVGFTAKSVVLASKLKNQGHWIDIDDIYTPIAQGVVIIKQQNNLQPQAEKFYHFLFSNTAQKILQNYGYATIQN
- the purB|ADSL gene encoding adenylosuccinate lyase (Belongs to the lyase 1 family. Adenylosuccinate lyase subfamily.; KEGG: ipo:Ilyop_0196 adenylosuccinate lyase); this translates as MNQYSNPLVERYGSKEMLYTFSPEMKFSTWRKLWIALAESEQELGLAITDEQLQEMKTQVNNIDFKVAAQYEKEFRHDVMAHVHAFGDVAPAAKPIIHLGATSAFVGDNTDIIQHKEGLQIIKKKLINVMHLLGNFAKENKGLPTLGFTHYQPAQLTTVGKRATLWLQSLLMDIEELEFVIDSLKLRGVKGTTGTGASYKDLFEGDYEKLIQLDEKVAQKMGFKASQAVTGQTYDRKVDSRVLNVLSSIAQSAHKFTNDLRLLSNLKEMEEPFAKKQIGSSAMAYKRNPMRSERISSLAKFVIALTNSPAQVAATQWFERTLDDSANKRLSIPQAFLATDALLSIWHNVVDGMVVYPKVIEKHVMAELPFMMTEMFIMEGVKAGGDRQELHESIRVHSIEAGLQVKQEGKENDLLERIANDKTYPFTLEELKKVADPKKYTGFAEQQTVDFLHYHLNPVLEKNKDLLGMEYEMKV